Proteins from a genomic interval of Danio rerio strain Tuebingen ecotype United States chromosome 4, GRCz12tu, whole genome shotgun sequence:
- the slco1f1 gene encoding solute carrier organic anion transporter family, member 1F1 isoform X1, giving the protein MVETAVSSAPEPGKHQAQPVSLSSDNSDPPAVQPPRVEPLPFKFIMEGSSNGMEYSDRNEKASSTTCCSPRLKIFICALAFCYFSKSMTASYTKSTITQIEKRFEITSSTVGFIDGSFEMGNMLVITLVSYVGAKFHRPKIIGAGVLLMGIGTLLMASPHFLMGRYKYGTAATHTNDAGNFTVISTCSSDSQETLQQPYSECQIIEAESSLLWVVVLLGNAMRGIGEASIVPLGMSFIDDYARPENSAFYIGCLNTLRGIGPIFGFILGSLCANLYVDFDLVNQESVTITPQDSRWVGAWWLGFVVSGLLTLLAAFPFWFLPRALPENSQTSELDHPSEQHKTTPSLTEIIKDFAPTFKRLLTNKIYILYLAYSIVAFNDFAIVATYTPKYLEQQFGQSASKANFLIGVTCIPAVALGIFLSGLMMKRFKWGLLASARVNLFTGVTMLLLAVPFFALSCENLDVAGVTVPYQGSTEVQGVISDVLPSCNADCGCPDLQWDPVCGENGVTYISPCHAGCNSTQGAGWNKTFHDCRCIQSWGLSVGNSSAVLGQCSRDPNCNQMIYVFLGVQSLVLFVYSLGAVPFLTFSMRIVDPEMKALSVGVLLLSIRVLGGIPAPIYFGGLIDTTCLKWGQRKSCGRGACRIYDNETFRFLFQGMTIGLRVLACSVLWIATIEIKRKSAEQ; this is encoded by the exons AT GGTGGAAACCGCAGTCTCATCGGCACCTGAGCCAGGGAAGCACCAGGCTCAGCCTGTGTCTCTTTCATCGGACAACTCAGATCCGCCAGCTGTGCAGCCTCCTCGCGTGGAACCGCTACCATTCAAG TTCATCATGGAAGGCAGCTCAAATGGGATGGAATATTCAGACAGAAATGAGAAAGCCTCTTCAACCACATGCTGCTCTCCAAGGCTGAAG ATCTTTATCTGCGCACTCGCCTTCTGTTACTTCTCTAAATCCATGACGGCGTCTTACACCAAAAGCACCATCACTCAGATTGAGAAGCGGTTTGAGATCACGAGCTCCACCGTTGGTTTCATTGATGGCAGCTTTGAAATGG GTAATATGTTGGTCATTACACTGGTAAGCTATGTTGGCGCTAAGTTTCACAGGCCCAAGATCATTGGAGCAGGGGTTCTGCTGATGGGTATAGGAACACTGCTAATGGCGTCACCTCATTTCCTTATGGGCCG gTACAAGTATGGTACAGCTGCCACCCACACTAATGATGCTGGTAATTTCACTGTGATCTCTACATGCTCATCCGACTCTCAGGAAACTCTTCAACAGCCTTACTCTG AGTGCCAAATAATTGAAGCGGAAAGCTCACTTTTGTGGGTGGTAGTGCTTTTGGGAAACGCTATGCGTGGGATTGGGGAAGCCAGCATTGTCCCTCTGGGAATGTCATTCATAGATGATTATGCACGGCCAGAAAACTCTGCTTTTTACATTG GTTGTCTGAACACACTCAGAGGGATTGGGCCAATTTTTGGTTTCATTCTTGGATCTCTATGTGCTAATCTTTATGTGGACTTTGACTTAGTGAATCAAG AAAGCGTGACCATCACACCGCAGGACTCTCGCTGGGTTGGGGCTTGGTGGTTGGGTTTTGTGGTGTCTGGCTTGTTGACTCTCCTCGCTGCTTTTCCTTTCTGGTTCTTGCCAAGAGCTCTGCCTGAAAACTCCCAAACCTCCGAGCTAGACCACCCCTCAGAACAGCACAAAACCACACCCAGCCTTACAGAGATAATCAAAG ATTTTGCACCAACTTTTAAGCGCCTGCTCACCAATAAGATCTACATTCTGTACCTGGCGTACAGTATAGTGGCATTCAACGACTTCGCCATAGTTGCAACATACACGCCAAAGTATCTGGAACAGCAGTTTGGGCAAAGTGCATCCAAAGCCAACTTTCTGATAG GAGTGACATGTATTCCGGCAGTGGCTCTGGGTATTTTCCTGAGTGGGTTGATGATGAAGAGGTTTAAATGGGGTTTGCTGGCATCCGCAAGAGTGAATTTGTTCACCGGTGTCACCATGTTGCTTTTGGCCGTACCCTTCTTCGCTCTCAGCTGTGAAAATCTAGATGTCGCAGGGGTTACAGTGCCCTATCAAGG ATCTACTGAAGTTCAAGGTGTAATAAGCGATGTACTCCCTTCTTGCAATGCTGACTGTGGGTGTCCAGACCTCCAGTGGGATCCAGTGTGTGGAGAGAATGGAGTGACCTACATCTCCCCTTGCCATGCGGGCTGCAATTCCACCCAGGGTGCAGGATGGAATAAG ACATTCCATGACTGCAGGTGTATTCAGAGCTGGGGACTGAGCGTTGGCAACTCCTCTGCAGTTCTTGGACAGTGTTCACGAGATCCCAACTGCAACCAAATGATCTACGTTTTTCTGGGAGTGCAGTCTTTGGTCTTGTTTGTGTACAGTCTTGGCGCTGTTCCCTTTCTCACTTTTTCTATGAG GATTGTGGATCCTGAGATGAAGGCTCTCTCTGTGGGAGTGTTACTGTTATCTATTAGAGTTTTGG GTGGTATTCCTGCACCCATTTACTTTGGTGGTCTCATTGACACCACCTGTCTGAAATGGGGCCAGAGGAAATCCTGTGGAAGGGGTGCCTGCAGAATTTACGACAATGAGACCTTCAG GTTCCTCTTTCAGGGAATGACCATCGGCCTTCGAGTATTAGCCTGTTCCGTGCTCTGGATAGCCACCATAGAGATAAAGAGAAAAAGTGCAGAACAATAA
- the slco1f1 gene encoding solute carrier organic anion transporter family, member 1F1, producing MLVITLVSYVGAKFHRPKIIGAGVLLMGIGTLLMASPHFLMGRYKYGTAATHTNDAGNFTVISTCSSDSQETLQQPYSECQIIEAESSLLWVVVLLGNAMRGIGEASIVPLGMSFIDDYARPENSAFYIGCLNTLRGIGPIFGFILGSLCANLYVDFDLVNQESVTITPQDSRWVGAWWLGFVVSGLLTLLAAFPFWFLPRALPENSQTSELDHPSEQHKTTPSLTEIIKDFAPTFKRLLTNKIYILYLAYSIVAFNDFAIVATYTPKYLEQQFGQSASKANFLIGVTCIPAVALGIFLSGLMMKRFKWGLLASARVNLFTGVTMLLLAVPFFALSCENLDVAGVTVPYQGSTEVQGVISDVLPSCNADCGCPDLQWDPVCGENGVTYISPCHAGCNSTQGAGWNKTFHDCRCIQSWGLSVGNSSAVLGQCSRDPNCNQMIYVFLGVQSLVLFVYSLGAVPFLTFSMRIVDPEMKALSVGVLLLSIRVLGGIPAPIYFGGLIDTTCLKWGQRKSCGRGACRIYDNETFRFLFQGMTIGLRVLACSVLWIATIEIKRKSAEQ from the exons ATGTTGGTCATTACACTGGTAAGCTATGTTGGCGCTAAGTTTCACAGGCCCAAGATCATTGGAGCAGGGGTTCTGCTGATGGGTATAGGAACACTGCTAATGGCGTCACCTCATTTCCTTATGGGCCG gTACAAGTATGGTACAGCTGCCACCCACACTAATGATGCTGGTAATTTCACTGTGATCTCTACATGCTCATCCGACTCTCAGGAAACTCTTCAACAGCCTTACTCTG AGTGCCAAATAATTGAAGCGGAAAGCTCACTTTTGTGGGTGGTAGTGCTTTTGGGAAACGCTATGCGTGGGATTGGGGAAGCCAGCATTGTCCCTCTGGGAATGTCATTCATAGATGATTATGCACGGCCAGAAAACTCTGCTTTTTACATTG GTTGTCTGAACACACTCAGAGGGATTGGGCCAATTTTTGGTTTCATTCTTGGATCTCTATGTGCTAATCTTTATGTGGACTTTGACTTAGTGAATCAAG AAAGCGTGACCATCACACCGCAGGACTCTCGCTGGGTTGGGGCTTGGTGGTTGGGTTTTGTGGTGTCTGGCTTGTTGACTCTCCTCGCTGCTTTTCCTTTCTGGTTCTTGCCAAGAGCTCTGCCTGAAAACTCCCAAACCTCCGAGCTAGACCACCCCTCAGAACAGCACAAAACCACACCCAGCCTTACAGAGATAATCAAAG ATTTTGCACCAACTTTTAAGCGCCTGCTCACCAATAAGATCTACATTCTGTACCTGGCGTACAGTATAGTGGCATTCAACGACTTCGCCATAGTTGCAACATACACGCCAAAGTATCTGGAACAGCAGTTTGGGCAAAGTGCATCCAAAGCCAACTTTCTGATAG GAGTGACATGTATTCCGGCAGTGGCTCTGGGTATTTTCCTGAGTGGGTTGATGATGAAGAGGTTTAAATGGGGTTTGCTGGCATCCGCAAGAGTGAATTTGTTCACCGGTGTCACCATGTTGCTTTTGGCCGTACCCTTCTTCGCTCTCAGCTGTGAAAATCTAGATGTCGCAGGGGTTACAGTGCCCTATCAAGG ATCTACTGAAGTTCAAGGTGTAATAAGCGATGTACTCCCTTCTTGCAATGCTGACTGTGGGTGTCCAGACCTCCAGTGGGATCCAGTGTGTGGAGAGAATGGAGTGACCTACATCTCCCCTTGCCATGCGGGCTGCAATTCCACCCAGGGTGCAGGATGGAATAAG ACATTCCATGACTGCAGGTGTATTCAGAGCTGGGGACTGAGCGTTGGCAACTCCTCTGCAGTTCTTGGACAGTGTTCACGAGATCCCAACTGCAACCAAATGATCTACGTTTTTCTGGGAGTGCAGTCTTTGGTCTTGTTTGTGTACAGTCTTGGCGCTGTTCCCTTTCTCACTTTTTCTATGAG GATTGTGGATCCTGAGATGAAGGCTCTCTCTGTGGGAGTGTTACTGTTATCTATTAGAGTTTTGG GTGGTATTCCTGCACCCATTTACTTTGGTGGTCTCATTGACACCACCTGTCTGAAATGGGGCCAGAGGAAATCCTGTGGAAGGGGTGCCTGCAGAATTTACGACAATGAGACCTTCAG GTTCCTCTTTCAGGGAATGACCATCGGCCTTCGAGTATTAGCCTGTTCCGTGCTCTGGATAGCCACCATAGAGATAAAGAGAAAAAGTGCAGAACAATAA
- the slco1f1 gene encoding solute carrier organic anion transporter family, member 1F1 isoform X3: MVETAVSSAPEPGKHQAQPVSLSSDNSDPPAVQPPRVEPLPFKFIMEGSSNGMEYSDRNEKASSTTCCSPRLKIFICALAFCYFSKSMTASYTKSTITQIEKRFEITSSTVGFIDGSFEMGNMLVITLVSYVGAKFHRPKIIGAGVLLMGIGTLLMASPHFLMGRYKYGTAATHTNDAGNFTVISTCSSDSQETLQQPYSECQIIEAESSLLWVVVLLGNAMRGIGEASIVPLGMSFIDDYARPENSAFYIGCLNTLRGIGPIFGFILGSLCANLYVDFDLVNQESVTITPQDSRWVGAWWLGFVVSGLLTLLAAFPFWFLPRALPENSQTSELDHPSEQHKTTPSLTEIIKDFAPTFKRLLTNKIYILYLAYSIVAFNDFAIVATYTPKYLEQQFGQSASKANFLIGVTCIPAVALGIFLSGLMMKRFKWGLLASARVNLFTGVTMLLLAVPFFALSCENLDVAGVTVPYQGSTEVQGVISDVLPSCNADCGCPDLQWDPVCGENGVTYISPCHAGCNSTQGAGWNKTFHDCRCIQSWGLSVGNSSAVLGQCSRDPNCNQMIYVFLGVQSLVLFVYSLGAVPFLTFSMRFCLPSILKKYILLCAVYIMFCFPRCLLVLVLTLTCAQQWSPIQVLTRLSPA, translated from the exons AT GGTGGAAACCGCAGTCTCATCGGCACCTGAGCCAGGGAAGCACCAGGCTCAGCCTGTGTCTCTTTCATCGGACAACTCAGATCCGCCAGCTGTGCAGCCTCCTCGCGTGGAACCGCTACCATTCAAG TTCATCATGGAAGGCAGCTCAAATGGGATGGAATATTCAGACAGAAATGAGAAAGCCTCTTCAACCACATGCTGCTCTCCAAGGCTGAAG ATCTTTATCTGCGCACTCGCCTTCTGTTACTTCTCTAAATCCATGACGGCGTCTTACACCAAAAGCACCATCACTCAGATTGAGAAGCGGTTTGAGATCACGAGCTCCACCGTTGGTTTCATTGATGGCAGCTTTGAAATGG GTAATATGTTGGTCATTACACTGGTAAGCTATGTTGGCGCTAAGTTTCACAGGCCCAAGATCATTGGAGCAGGGGTTCTGCTGATGGGTATAGGAACACTGCTAATGGCGTCACCTCATTTCCTTATGGGCCG gTACAAGTATGGTACAGCTGCCACCCACACTAATGATGCTGGTAATTTCACTGTGATCTCTACATGCTCATCCGACTCTCAGGAAACTCTTCAACAGCCTTACTCTG AGTGCCAAATAATTGAAGCGGAAAGCTCACTTTTGTGGGTGGTAGTGCTTTTGGGAAACGCTATGCGTGGGATTGGGGAAGCCAGCATTGTCCCTCTGGGAATGTCATTCATAGATGATTATGCACGGCCAGAAAACTCTGCTTTTTACATTG GTTGTCTGAACACACTCAGAGGGATTGGGCCAATTTTTGGTTTCATTCTTGGATCTCTATGTGCTAATCTTTATGTGGACTTTGACTTAGTGAATCAAG AAAGCGTGACCATCACACCGCAGGACTCTCGCTGGGTTGGGGCTTGGTGGTTGGGTTTTGTGGTGTCTGGCTTGTTGACTCTCCTCGCTGCTTTTCCTTTCTGGTTCTTGCCAAGAGCTCTGCCTGAAAACTCCCAAACCTCCGAGCTAGACCACCCCTCAGAACAGCACAAAACCACACCCAGCCTTACAGAGATAATCAAAG ATTTTGCACCAACTTTTAAGCGCCTGCTCACCAATAAGATCTACATTCTGTACCTGGCGTACAGTATAGTGGCATTCAACGACTTCGCCATAGTTGCAACATACACGCCAAAGTATCTGGAACAGCAGTTTGGGCAAAGTGCATCCAAAGCCAACTTTCTGATAG GAGTGACATGTATTCCGGCAGTGGCTCTGGGTATTTTCCTGAGTGGGTTGATGATGAAGAGGTTTAAATGGGGTTTGCTGGCATCCGCAAGAGTGAATTTGTTCACCGGTGTCACCATGTTGCTTTTGGCCGTACCCTTCTTCGCTCTCAGCTGTGAAAATCTAGATGTCGCAGGGGTTACAGTGCCCTATCAAGG ATCTACTGAAGTTCAAGGTGTAATAAGCGATGTACTCCCTTCTTGCAATGCTGACTGTGGGTGTCCAGACCTCCAGTGGGATCCAGTGTGTGGAGAGAATGGAGTGACCTACATCTCCCCTTGCCATGCGGGCTGCAATTCCACCCAGGGTGCAGGATGGAATAAG ACATTCCATGACTGCAGGTGTATTCAGAGCTGGGGACTGAGCGTTGGCAACTCCTCTGCAGTTCTTGGACAGTGTTCACGAGATCCCAACTGCAACCAAATGATCTACGTTTTTCTGGGAGTGCAGTCTTTGGTCTTGTTTGTGTACAGTCTTGGCGCTGTTCCCTTTCTCACTTTTTCTATGAGGTTCTGTTTACCTTCtatcttaaaaaaatacatattgttGTGTGCTGTTTACATAATGTTTTGCTTCCCAAGATGTTTACTTGTTTTGGTCCTAACATTAACTTGCGCCCAACAA
- the slco1f1 gene encoding solute carrier organic anion transporter family, member 1F1 isoform X2, with protein sequence MVETAVSSAPEPGKHQAQPVSLSSDNSDPPAVQPPRVEPLPFKFIMEGSSNGMEYSDRNEKASSTTCCSPRLKIFICALAFCYFSKSMTASYTKSTITQIEKRFEITSSTVGFIDGSFEMGNMLVITLVSYVGAKFHRPKIIGAGVLLMGIGTLLMASPHFLMGRYKYGTAATHTNDAGNFTVISTCSSDSQETLQQPYSECQIIEAESSLLWVVVLLGNAMRGIGEASIVPLGMSFIDDYARPENSAFYIGCLNTLRGIGPIFGFILGSLCANLYVDFDLVNQESVTITPQDSRWVGAWWLGFVVSGLLTLLAAFPFWFLPRALPENSQTSELDHPSEQHKTTPSLTEIIKDFAPTFKRLLTNKIYILYLAYSIVAFNDFAIVATYTPKYLEQQFGQSASKANFLIGVTCIPAVALGIFLSGLMMKRFKWGLLASARVNLFTGVTMLLLAVPFFALSCENLDVAGVTVPYQGSTEVQGVISDVLPSCNADCGCPDLQWDPVCGENGVTYISPCHAGCNSTQGAGWNKTFHDCRCIQSWGLSVGNSSAVLGQCSRDPNCNQMIYVFLGVQSLVLFVYSLGAVPFLTFSMRFCLPSILKKYILLCAVYIMFCFPRCLLVLVLTLTCAQQPCLAVRLQGNMAVADMYSI encoded by the exons AT GGTGGAAACCGCAGTCTCATCGGCACCTGAGCCAGGGAAGCACCAGGCTCAGCCTGTGTCTCTTTCATCGGACAACTCAGATCCGCCAGCTGTGCAGCCTCCTCGCGTGGAACCGCTACCATTCAAG TTCATCATGGAAGGCAGCTCAAATGGGATGGAATATTCAGACAGAAATGAGAAAGCCTCTTCAACCACATGCTGCTCTCCAAGGCTGAAG ATCTTTATCTGCGCACTCGCCTTCTGTTACTTCTCTAAATCCATGACGGCGTCTTACACCAAAAGCACCATCACTCAGATTGAGAAGCGGTTTGAGATCACGAGCTCCACCGTTGGTTTCATTGATGGCAGCTTTGAAATGG GTAATATGTTGGTCATTACACTGGTAAGCTATGTTGGCGCTAAGTTTCACAGGCCCAAGATCATTGGAGCAGGGGTTCTGCTGATGGGTATAGGAACACTGCTAATGGCGTCACCTCATTTCCTTATGGGCCG gTACAAGTATGGTACAGCTGCCACCCACACTAATGATGCTGGTAATTTCACTGTGATCTCTACATGCTCATCCGACTCTCAGGAAACTCTTCAACAGCCTTACTCTG AGTGCCAAATAATTGAAGCGGAAAGCTCACTTTTGTGGGTGGTAGTGCTTTTGGGAAACGCTATGCGTGGGATTGGGGAAGCCAGCATTGTCCCTCTGGGAATGTCATTCATAGATGATTATGCACGGCCAGAAAACTCTGCTTTTTACATTG GTTGTCTGAACACACTCAGAGGGATTGGGCCAATTTTTGGTTTCATTCTTGGATCTCTATGTGCTAATCTTTATGTGGACTTTGACTTAGTGAATCAAG AAAGCGTGACCATCACACCGCAGGACTCTCGCTGGGTTGGGGCTTGGTGGTTGGGTTTTGTGGTGTCTGGCTTGTTGACTCTCCTCGCTGCTTTTCCTTTCTGGTTCTTGCCAAGAGCTCTGCCTGAAAACTCCCAAACCTCCGAGCTAGACCACCCCTCAGAACAGCACAAAACCACACCCAGCCTTACAGAGATAATCAAAG ATTTTGCACCAACTTTTAAGCGCCTGCTCACCAATAAGATCTACATTCTGTACCTGGCGTACAGTATAGTGGCATTCAACGACTTCGCCATAGTTGCAACATACACGCCAAAGTATCTGGAACAGCAGTTTGGGCAAAGTGCATCCAAAGCCAACTTTCTGATAG GAGTGACATGTATTCCGGCAGTGGCTCTGGGTATTTTCCTGAGTGGGTTGATGATGAAGAGGTTTAAATGGGGTTTGCTGGCATCCGCAAGAGTGAATTTGTTCACCGGTGTCACCATGTTGCTTTTGGCCGTACCCTTCTTCGCTCTCAGCTGTGAAAATCTAGATGTCGCAGGGGTTACAGTGCCCTATCAAGG ATCTACTGAAGTTCAAGGTGTAATAAGCGATGTACTCCCTTCTTGCAATGCTGACTGTGGGTGTCCAGACCTCCAGTGGGATCCAGTGTGTGGAGAGAATGGAGTGACCTACATCTCCCCTTGCCATGCGGGCTGCAATTCCACCCAGGGTGCAGGATGGAATAAG ACATTCCATGACTGCAGGTGTATTCAGAGCTGGGGACTGAGCGTTGGCAACTCCTCTGCAGTTCTTGGACAGTGTTCACGAGATCCCAACTGCAACCAAATGATCTACGTTTTTCTGGGAGTGCAGTCTTTGGTCTTGTTTGTGTACAGTCTTGGCGCTGTTCCCTTTCTCACTTTTTCTATGAGGTTCTGTTTACCTTCtatcttaaaaaaatacatattgttGTGTGCTGTTTACATAATGTTTTGCTTCCCAAGATGTTTACTTGTTTTGGTCCTAACATTAACTTGCGCCCAACAA
- the slco1f1 gene encoding solute carrier organic anion transporter family, member 1F1 isoform X4, translating into MEGSSNGMEYSDRNEKASSTTCCSPRLKIFICALAFCYFSKSMTASYTKSTITQIEKRFEITSSTVGFIDGSFEMGNMLVITLVSYVGAKFHRPKIIGAGVLLMGIGTLLMASPHFLMGRYKYGTAATHTNDAGNFTVISTCSSDSQETLQQPYSECQIIEAESSLLWVVVLLGNAMRGIGEASIVPLGMSFIDDYARPENSAFYIGCLNTLRGIGPIFGFILGSLCANLYVDFDLVNQESVTITPQDSRWVGAWWLGFVVSGLLTLLAAFPFWFLPRALPENSQTSELDHPSEQHKTTPSLTEIIKDFAPTFKRLLTNKIYILYLAYSIVAFNDFAIVATYTPKYLEQQFGQSASKANFLIGVTCIPAVALGIFLSGLMMKRFKWGLLASARVNLFTGVTMLLLAVPFFALSCENLDVAGVTVPYQGSTEVQGVISDVLPSCNADCGCPDLQWDPVCGENGVTYISPCHAGCNSTQGAGWNKTFHDCRCIQSWGLSVGNSSAVLGQCSRDPNCNQMIYVFLGVQSLVLFVYSLGAVPFLTFSMRIVDPEMKALSVGVLLLSIRVLGGIPAPIYFGGLIDTTCLKWGQRKSCGRGACRIYDNETFRFLFQGMTIGLRVLACSVLWIATIEIKRKSAEQ; encoded by the exons ATGGAAGGCAGCTCAAATGGGATGGAATATTCAGACAGAAATGAGAAAGCCTCTTCAACCACATGCTGCTCTCCAAGGCTGAAG ATCTTTATCTGCGCACTCGCCTTCTGTTACTTCTCTAAATCCATGACGGCGTCTTACACCAAAAGCACCATCACTCAGATTGAGAAGCGGTTTGAGATCACGAGCTCCACCGTTGGTTTCATTGATGGCAGCTTTGAAATGG GTAATATGTTGGTCATTACACTGGTAAGCTATGTTGGCGCTAAGTTTCACAGGCCCAAGATCATTGGAGCAGGGGTTCTGCTGATGGGTATAGGAACACTGCTAATGGCGTCACCTCATTTCCTTATGGGCCG gTACAAGTATGGTACAGCTGCCACCCACACTAATGATGCTGGTAATTTCACTGTGATCTCTACATGCTCATCCGACTCTCAGGAAACTCTTCAACAGCCTTACTCTG AGTGCCAAATAATTGAAGCGGAAAGCTCACTTTTGTGGGTGGTAGTGCTTTTGGGAAACGCTATGCGTGGGATTGGGGAAGCCAGCATTGTCCCTCTGGGAATGTCATTCATAGATGATTATGCACGGCCAGAAAACTCTGCTTTTTACATTG GTTGTCTGAACACACTCAGAGGGATTGGGCCAATTTTTGGTTTCATTCTTGGATCTCTATGTGCTAATCTTTATGTGGACTTTGACTTAGTGAATCAAG AAAGCGTGACCATCACACCGCAGGACTCTCGCTGGGTTGGGGCTTGGTGGTTGGGTTTTGTGGTGTCTGGCTTGTTGACTCTCCTCGCTGCTTTTCCTTTCTGGTTCTTGCCAAGAGCTCTGCCTGAAAACTCCCAAACCTCCGAGCTAGACCACCCCTCAGAACAGCACAAAACCACACCCAGCCTTACAGAGATAATCAAAG ATTTTGCACCAACTTTTAAGCGCCTGCTCACCAATAAGATCTACATTCTGTACCTGGCGTACAGTATAGTGGCATTCAACGACTTCGCCATAGTTGCAACATACACGCCAAAGTATCTGGAACAGCAGTTTGGGCAAAGTGCATCCAAAGCCAACTTTCTGATAG GAGTGACATGTATTCCGGCAGTGGCTCTGGGTATTTTCCTGAGTGGGTTGATGATGAAGAGGTTTAAATGGGGTTTGCTGGCATCCGCAAGAGTGAATTTGTTCACCGGTGTCACCATGTTGCTTTTGGCCGTACCCTTCTTCGCTCTCAGCTGTGAAAATCTAGATGTCGCAGGGGTTACAGTGCCCTATCAAGG ATCTACTGAAGTTCAAGGTGTAATAAGCGATGTACTCCCTTCTTGCAATGCTGACTGTGGGTGTCCAGACCTCCAGTGGGATCCAGTGTGTGGAGAGAATGGAGTGACCTACATCTCCCCTTGCCATGCGGGCTGCAATTCCACCCAGGGTGCAGGATGGAATAAG ACATTCCATGACTGCAGGTGTATTCAGAGCTGGGGACTGAGCGTTGGCAACTCCTCTGCAGTTCTTGGACAGTGTTCACGAGATCCCAACTGCAACCAAATGATCTACGTTTTTCTGGGAGTGCAGTCTTTGGTCTTGTTTGTGTACAGTCTTGGCGCTGTTCCCTTTCTCACTTTTTCTATGAG GATTGTGGATCCTGAGATGAAGGCTCTCTCTGTGGGAGTGTTACTGTTATCTATTAGAGTTTTGG GTGGTATTCCTGCACCCATTTACTTTGGTGGTCTCATTGACACCACCTGTCTGAAATGGGGCCAGAGGAAATCCTGTGGAAGGGGTGCCTGCAGAATTTACGACAATGAGACCTTCAG GTTCCTCTTTCAGGGAATGACCATCGGCCTTCGAGTATTAGCCTGTTCCGTGCTCTGGATAGCCACCATAGAGATAAAGAGAAAAAGTGCAGAACAATAA